Proteins encoded by one window of Pseudonocardia alni:
- a CDS encoding alpha/beta hydrolase fold domain-containing protein: protein MSTDASVPTRAPGRLGDPATTIGDDPRADPRMVAVLEGFGLTGHADDAPMDRTAGRPALLGFVDAVEEGFEGLFAALAASWAPMSGIDRTTRTVPAADGHEITLHVHRPTGVDGPLPVVYQVHGGGMVMLAAEGPLYVRWRDELAAEGAVVVGVEYRNGGGRLGPHPFPAGLDDCVTGLHWVHEHLAELGGTHVVVTGDSGGANLALGLAVRAGRDGWSGRIAGVYAQCPYVLGSWDRPPADLASLWENDRYWLNRELFPLLAEVYDPGSAHADDPTCWAAAAGPEDLQGLPPHVIACAELDPLRDEGLAHHRRLLAAGVPSVGLVYPGLCHVGMILFRDAMPDVYAHAVRDVVGFARSVRG from the coding sequence ATGAGCACCGACGCCTCCGTACCCACCCGCGCACCCGGCAGGCTCGGGGACCCGGCGACGACGATCGGCGACGACCCGCGGGCCGACCCGCGGATGGTCGCGGTGCTGGAGGGATTCGGGCTGACCGGGCACGCCGACGACGCCCCGATGGACCGCACCGCGGGCCGCCCGGCCCTGCTCGGGTTCGTCGACGCCGTCGAGGAGGGCTTCGAGGGGCTCTTCGCGGCGCTGGCCGCGAGCTGGGCCCCGATGTCCGGCATCGACCGCACGACACGGACCGTGCCCGCCGCCGACGGGCACGAGATCACCCTGCACGTCCATCGACCGACAGGTGTGGACGGGCCGCTGCCGGTCGTCTACCAGGTGCACGGCGGCGGGATGGTCATGCTGGCCGCCGAGGGGCCGCTCTACGTGCGCTGGCGCGACGAGCTGGCCGCCGAGGGCGCCGTCGTCGTGGGGGTCGAGTACCGCAACGGCGGTGGGCGGCTCGGACCGCACCCGTTCCCGGCGGGTCTGGACGACTGCGTCACCGGCCTGCACTGGGTGCACGAACACCTCGCGGAGCTGGGCGGCACGCACGTCGTCGTCACCGGGGACTCCGGCGGGGCGAACCTCGCGCTCGGGCTGGCGGTCCGGGCCGGTCGCGACGGCTGGTCCGGGCGGATCGCCGGGGTCTACGCCCAGTGCCCCTACGTGCTGGGGTCCTGGGACCGGCCGCCCGCGGACCTGGCGTCGCTGTGGGAGAACGACCGCTACTGGCTCAACCGGGAGCTGTTCCCACTGCTCGCCGAGGTCTACGACCCCGGCTCCGCGCACGCCGACGACCCGACCTGCTGGGCCGCGGCCGCAGGCCCCGAGGACCTGCAGGGGCTCCCGCCGCACGTGATCGCGTGCGCGGAGCTGGACCCGCTGCGCGACGAGGGGCTCGCCCACCACCGTCGGCTGCTCGCGGCGGGGGTGCCGTCGGTCGGGCTCGTGTACCCGGGGCTCTGCCACGTCGGGATGATCCTGTTCCGCGACGCGATGCCCGACGTCTACGCGCACGCCGTGCGCGACGTCGTCGGCTTCGCCCGGTCGGTGCGCGGCTGA
- a CDS encoding CHASE3 domain-containing protein, whose protein sequence is MARRLRDTLSAPARPVLRYWNDLPMRVQGRITIGLPLVAVLISAGLALTGNLQRVDIETDIQRKFEMTGSLGELTTLMVDAETGVRGYQLTGRTEYLEPFTDASAELPAVLGRLETLAAAEPGEKPRTDKLARIAELRDLTSKQMTDLARQRDVVAAGGDTDGEIRQDLAYGKNLMDGIRSRVDQMRTGERELLDDRIEEINQIRLRDYLSVGIALAVAVLTRFLAWFLHRNGILRRVDRLADTVRVIREGGPVPEPPPVKRDRMGELEREVHLLEPAAPARRDDAVDGRV, encoded by the coding sequence GTGGCCAGGCGCCTTCGCGACACCCTGAGCGCTCCGGCGCGACCCGTCCTGCGGTACTGGAACGACCTGCCCATGCGCGTGCAGGGGCGCATCACGATCGGGCTGCCGCTCGTCGCGGTGCTGATCTCGGCCGGGCTGGCCCTGACCGGGAACCTGCAGCGCGTCGACATCGAGACCGATATCCAGCGCAAGTTCGAGATGACCGGATCGCTCGGCGAGCTCACCACGCTCATGGTCGACGCCGAGACCGGGGTGCGCGGCTACCAGCTCACCGGGCGCACGGAGTACCTGGAGCCGTTCACCGACGCGTCGGCGGAGCTCCCGGCGGTGCTGGGGCGGCTGGAGACGCTGGCCGCGGCGGAGCCCGGGGAGAAGCCGCGCACGGACAAGCTGGCCCGGATCGCCGAGCTGCGGGACCTGACGTCGAAGCAGATGACCGACCTGGCCCGGCAGCGCGACGTCGTCGCCGCGGGCGGGGACACCGACGGCGAGATCCGGCAGGACCTCGCCTACGGCAAGAACCTCATGGACGGCATCCGCAGTCGCGTCGACCAGATGCGGACCGGTGAGCGGGAGCTGCTCGACGACCGGATCGAGGAGATCAACCAGATCCGCCTCCGCGACTACCTGTCGGTCGGCATCGCGCTCGCGGTCGCCGTGCTGACCCGGTTCCTGGCCTGGTTCCTGCACCGCAACGGCATCCTGCGCCGGGTGGACCGGCTCGCCGACACCGTGCGCGTCATCCGCGAGGGCGGCCCGGTGCCCGAGCCGCCGCCGGTGAAGCGGGACCGGATGGGCGAGCTCGAACGGGAGGTCCACCTGCTCGAACCGGCCGCCCCGGCGCGGCGCGACGACGCCGTTGACGGACGGGTGTGA
- a CDS encoding MerR family transcriptional regulator: MLIGEVARRSGLSARMLRHYDAVGLVRPTGRTVGGYREYSPADVRRLLHVEGLRTLGLSLAQVGRALADPAFTPSELVADLVRATEDRLTRDRELLARLRTVDAAEPGSWDEVLDVVGLLRALASPAAGHRQQAALAATADAPLPPELLARTALAEPDPHVAGALRWALARSGDPDGTAAATLAAGLRSADVAVRRRAVDALAETGTAPEATAALVDAVDDPDPEVHRRAVLAAGGRGVTATVPALVALVVAGVDDVAAAEVLAALSEDDPATSARVLDALDGALDGADPAARIRLAQALVEQPGPGAREALLRLTRDDDRAVALVATAFAGRPGRAAPPPRPGRSTRSLGQAPPRARP; the protein is encoded by the coding sequence GTGCTGATCGGGGAGGTGGCGCGGCGCAGCGGGCTCAGCGCCCGGATGCTGCGCCACTACGACGCCGTCGGGCTGGTCCGGCCGACCGGGCGCACCGTCGGCGGCTACCGCGAGTACTCCCCCGCCGACGTCCGCAGGCTCCTCCATGTGGAGGGCCTGCGGACGCTCGGGCTGTCGCTGGCCCAGGTGGGGCGGGCGCTGGCGGACCCGGCGTTCACGCCGTCGGAGCTGGTCGCGGACCTGGTCCGGGCGACCGAGGACCGGTTGACCCGCGACCGGGAGCTGCTCGCGCGGCTGCGCACCGTCGACGCCGCGGAGCCGGGGAGCTGGGACGAGGTGCTCGACGTCGTCGGGCTGCTGCGGGCGCTGGCCTCCCCCGCGGCCGGGCACCGTCAGCAGGCGGCGCTGGCCGCGACGGCCGACGCCCCGCTGCCCCCGGAGCTGCTGGCCCGGACCGCGCTGGCCGAGCCCGACCCGCACGTCGCGGGGGCACTGCGGTGGGCGCTGGCCCGTTCCGGCGACCCGGACGGCACCGCGGCGGCGACGCTCGCCGCCGGCCTGCGGTCCGCCGACGTCGCGGTCCGGCGGCGCGCGGTGGACGCGCTCGCCGAGACCGGCACGGCACCGGAGGCGACCGCGGCACTCGTCGACGCCGTCGACGACCCGGACCCGGAGGTGCACCGGCGCGCCGTGCTGGCCGCGGGCGGGCGCGGGGTGACCGCGACCGTGCCCGCCCTGGTGGCGCTGGTCGTCGCGGGGGTGGACGACGTCGCCGCCGCGGAGGTGCTGGCGGCGCTGTCCGAGGACGACCCCGCCACCTCGGCGCGGGTACTCGACGCGCTCGACGGCGCGCTCGACGGCGCCGATCCGGCCGCACGGATCCGGCTGGCCCAGGCGCTGGTCGAGCAGCCCGGGCCCGGGGCACGGGAGGCGCTGCTCCGGCTCACCCGCGACGACGACCGCGCCGTCGCCCTGGTCGCAACGGCGTTCGCGGGGCGTCCGGGCCGAGCGGCACCGCCGCCACGGCCGGGCCGGTCCACCCGGTCGCTCGGACAGGCCCCACCCCGGGCCCGTCCGTAG
- a CDS encoding HEAT repeat domain-containing protein yields the protein MTTPQDLRSALAADDASTRLRAALAAGSTPDPALAGVLVERCAAEPDAFVRDMLSWALTRLPAADVLPRLRIELGSPRPRARAQALHTLSKIAAPSTWPWVTRDLLRDPEDDVARTAWRAAVVLAPAGERAALAGELAGQLGRGDRDVRLSLSRALVDLGDTAGAALARASEDPDPAVAAHARATVALRADPDAGFDAAVAEAQRVVALGPGRGTMAGC from the coding sequence ATGACCACACCGCAGGACCTCCGGTCGGCCCTGGCCGCCGACGACGCCTCGACCCGGCTGCGGGCGGCGCTCGCCGCCGGGTCGACCCCCGACCCCGCACTCGCCGGGGTCCTGGTCGAGCGGTGCGCGGCCGAGCCGGACGCCTTCGTCCGCGACATGCTGTCCTGGGCGCTGACCCGGCTCCCGGCTGCCGACGTGCTGCCCCGCCTGCGCATCGAGCTCGGCTCGCCCCGGCCACGGGCGCGGGCACAGGCGCTGCACACGCTGTCGAAGATCGCCGCCCCGTCGACGTGGCCGTGGGTCACCCGCGACCTGCTCCGCGACCCCGAGGACGACGTGGCCCGCACGGCCTGGCGCGCCGCCGTCGTGCTCGCCCCCGCCGGAGAGCGGGCCGCGCTGGCCGGGGAGCTGGCCGGGCAGCTCGGCCGCGGCGACCGCGACGTCCGGCTCAGCCTGAGCCGGGCCCTGGTCGACCTCGGCGACACCGCCGGCGCGGCGCTCGCGCGGGCCTCGGAGGACCCCGACCCGGCGGTCGCCGCGCACGCGCGTGCCACCGTCGCGCTGCGCGCGGACCCGGACGCCGGGTTCGACGCCGCCGTCGCGGAGGCGCAGCGGGTGGTGGCGCTGGGCCCCGGCCGCGGGACGATGGCCGGGTGCTGA
- a CDS encoding haloacid dehalogenase type II → MTIDVVVFDVLGTLVDEPSGLRDAVAAAAPGTDRDTAADLAGLWQAHVAGEQERIVAGGRAFVPGHVLDAEAAAAVARRAGVGDPQVVATLAGAGARHPAWPDTADGIARLAGRFPVVGLSNASRSTLLRLAAGAGLRWHLALSAEGAASYKPAPEVYRLAIEAAAVPPDRLLMVAAHAWDLRGAAAAGMRTAYVDRPGGDPPGAHDRFDLHATDLTDLADQLTRTGARPC, encoded by the coding sequence ATGACGATCGACGTCGTCGTGTTCGACGTGCTGGGCACGCTGGTCGACGAACCGTCCGGCCTGCGCGACGCGGTCGCCGCGGCCGCGCCCGGCACCGACCGCGACACCGCAGCGGACCTGGCCGGGCTGTGGCAGGCGCACGTCGCGGGCGAGCAGGAGCGCATCGTCGCGGGCGGGCGTGCCTTCGTGCCCGGCCACGTGCTGGACGCCGAGGCCGCGGCGGCCGTCGCGCGGCGGGCGGGTGTCGGCGACCCGCAGGTCGTTGCGACGCTGGCCGGCGCCGGTGCGCGGCATCCGGCGTGGCCGGACACGGCCGACGGGATCGCCCGCCTCGCCGGCCGCTTCCCGGTGGTCGGACTGTCGAACGCGAGCCGCTCCACCCTGCTGCGACTGGCCGCCGGGGCGGGGCTGCGCTGGCACCTCGCACTGTCGGCGGAGGGCGCCGCGTCGTACAAGCCCGCCCCGGAGGTCTACCGGCTCGCGATCGAGGCCGCGGCGGTCCCGCCCGATCGGCTCCTGATGGTCGCGGCCCACGCGTGGGACCTCCGGGGTGCGGCGGCGGCCGGGATGCGCACCGCATACGTCGACCGGCCCGGCGGCGACCCGCCGGGCGCACACGACCGGTTCGACCTGCACGCCACGGACCTGACCGACCTCGCCGACCAGCTCACCCGGACGGGGGCACGACCGTGCTGA
- a CDS encoding CGNR zinc finger domain-containing protein translates to MGFAFVSGSAALDLVGTVTWRRTDPTELLTGPADLARWIDACADLPDGVTVTPEVLGRARDLREAVHRLATDRLAGRAFDPAALAVVNGTARGPGMTVQLDDHGTRRTGDADAVLAELARDAVAVLADRDTPLKECGRPGCTRLYLDRSRGARRTWCGMDECGNRVKAAAYRARRRTITG, encoded by the coding sequence GTGGGTTTCGCGTTCGTGAGCGGCAGCGCCGCGCTCGACCTGGTCGGCACCGTCACCTGGCGGCGCACCGACCCGACCGAGCTGCTCACCGGGCCCGCCGACCTCGCTCGCTGGATCGACGCCTGCGCCGACCTCCCGGACGGCGTGACCGTGACCCCGGAGGTCCTCGGGCGCGCGCGGGACCTGCGGGAGGCGGTCCACCGGCTCGCGACCGACCGGCTGGCCGGGCGGGCGTTCGACCCCGCTGCGTTGGCCGTCGTCAACGGCACGGCCCGCGGTCCCGGCATGACCGTGCAGCTCGACGACCACGGCACCCGCCGTACCGGCGACGCCGACGCCGTCCTCGCGGAGCTGGCGCGCGACGCCGTCGCCGTCCTCGCCGACCGGGACACCCCGCTGAAGGAGTGCGGCCGCCCCGGCTGCACCCGGCTCTATCTCGACCGCTCCCGTGGCGCGCGGCGCACCTGGTGCGGCATGGACGAGTGCGGGAACCGGGTGAAGGCGGCCGCCTACCGCGCTCGCAGGAGGACGATCACCGGCTGA
- a CDS encoding alcohol dehydrogenase catalytic domain-containing protein, giving the protein MKALVYHGPDAKAWEEVPDPTIQDPTDVIVKVDTTTICGTDLHILQGDVPAVTDGRILGHEAVGTITAVGDAVSGFAVGDRVLVPAITKCGRCDYCQRGMPSHCQTVGGIGWIFGHLIDGTQAEYVRVPYADTSLYAVPESVTDEQAIFLADSLPTGYEVGVLAGNVRPGDTVAVVGAGAVGLSAILTTGLWGASKVIAIDSNKFRLEKAVEFGATDSVEVGPGTVADVTALTDGLGVDVAIEAVGYPETLLTAASLVRPGGTIANVGVHGTPVELPMQDMWISNVTLTMGLVDTVSIPTLLKMVAGGRIPAEKMGTHSFTFDQMDEAYDVFKNAAANQALKVVITPA; this is encoded by the coding sequence ATGAAGGCACTCGTCTACCACGGACCGGACGCCAAGGCCTGGGAGGAGGTCCCGGACCCGACGATCCAGGACCCCACCGACGTGATCGTCAAGGTCGACACCACCACGATCTGCGGCACCGACCTGCACATCCTGCAGGGCGACGTCCCGGCCGTCACCGACGGCCGCATCCTCGGCCACGAGGCCGTCGGCACGATCACCGCCGTCGGCGACGCCGTGTCCGGCTTCGCCGTCGGCGACCGCGTCCTCGTCCCGGCGATCACCAAGTGCGGCCGCTGCGACTACTGCCAGCGCGGTATGCCGTCGCACTGCCAGACCGTCGGCGGGATCGGCTGGATCTTCGGCCACCTCATCGACGGCACCCAGGCCGAGTACGTCCGGGTCCCCTACGCCGACACCTCGCTCTACGCCGTGCCGGAGTCGGTCACCGACGAGCAGGCGATCTTCCTCGCCGACTCGCTGCCGACCGGCTACGAGGTCGGTGTGCTCGCCGGGAACGTACGGCCGGGCGACACCGTCGCCGTCGTCGGCGCGGGTGCGGTCGGCCTCTCCGCGATCCTCACGACCGGCCTGTGGGGCGCGTCGAAGGTCATCGCCATCGACTCCAACAAGTTCCGGCTGGAGAAGGCCGTCGAGTTCGGCGCCACCGACAGCGTCGAGGTCGGGCCGGGCACCGTCGCCGACGTGACCGCGCTGACCGACGGGCTCGGCGTGGACGTCGCGATCGAGGCCGTCGGCTACCCGGAGACGCTGCTGACGGCGGCGTCGCTGGTGCGCCCGGGCGGCACGATCGCCAACGTGGGCGTCCACGGCACCCCGGTGGAGCTGCCCATGCAGGACATGTGGATCTCCAACGTCACGCTGACGATGGGCTTGGTCGACACCGTGTCCATCCCGACGCTGCTCAAGATGGTCGCGGGCGGGCGGATCCCGGCGGAGAAGATGGGCACCCACTCGTTCACCTTCGACCAGATGGACGAGGCCTACGACGTGTTCAAGAACGCCGCGGCGAACCAGGCGCTCAAGGTGGTCATCACGCCGGCGTGA
- a CDS encoding helix-turn-helix domain-containing protein has translation MDTGAGVEAAARRVRHARHVGDVGARVRPVVAESWQRSLDLGVDLARSATYVGHEPGPAAVAEAEEVFDRFLDGTARLDCAVLLVDGDGIVRVRRDACPDLAALLDAVLVAPGFRIAEQDVATTASALVRATGRAARVDGPEHLHPDLACLTEAAAPVPSDTDAAPQTVVVVAHLSAPGGASALRAAVAAELARQVGERVRDREHRSGRMLHARFDDVCARSGAEWVVATDGRATLCSPGFRALPREDRDHLLDRALADAALADPPPAGSTAELPSGRRDDVVTSVVRDGAAVVGHVSSGRRSLPVPAGSRTTDAMRRQGSHVAPTARRDFAADFRDAHADGAAAEVRRRANRELLSPYLRARRDVAAAVAARTRHLLLVGEPGVGKQTLAVEQFRRSHPSGSVQVLDCARIAESGGPLLPTVRGTDGDRPRLLVLRRLPLLGSVAARRLDESLRVLVATPAAPTVVGCIDTPSVDATRPYGLLLRHFHDTVRVPALRYRADELGDLARSVLHSLSGGRSLSLSMQVLRVLEGYAWPGNLRELEDVLRYVIARKPVGVVQAPDLPSSCFTGGAPRMSMLEAAQCDVIIQALYEARGNRYQAAELLGIARSSLYRKIDAFGISYIG, from the coding sequence GTGGATACCGGCGCCGGGGTCGAGGCGGCCGCGCGGCGGGTGCGGCACGCCCGGCACGTCGGTGACGTGGGTGCCCGGGTCCGCCCGGTCGTCGCGGAGTCCTGGCAGCGGTCTCTCGACCTGGGCGTCGACCTCGCCCGGTCCGCGACCTACGTCGGCCACGAACCCGGGCCCGCCGCGGTCGCCGAGGCCGAGGAGGTGTTCGACCGCTTCCTCGACGGCACTGCCCGCCTGGACTGCGCGGTGCTGCTCGTCGACGGTGACGGGATCGTCCGCGTCCGCCGCGACGCCTGCCCGGACCTCGCCGCGCTGCTCGACGCCGTCCTCGTCGCACCGGGCTTCCGGATCGCCGAGCAGGACGTGGCGACGACGGCGTCCGCGCTCGTGCGGGCCACCGGTCGCGCCGCCCGGGTCGACGGTCCCGAGCACCTGCACCCCGACCTCGCCTGCCTCACCGAGGCCGCCGCGCCGGTACCGTCCGACACCGACGCGGCACCGCAGACGGTGGTGGTCGTGGCGCACCTGTCGGCGCCGGGCGGCGCGTCGGCGTTGCGCGCGGCCGTCGCCGCCGAGCTGGCCCGCCAGGTCGGCGAGCGCGTCCGGGACCGCGAGCACCGGTCCGGGCGGATGCTGCACGCCCGCTTCGACGACGTCTGCGCACGCTCCGGCGCGGAGTGGGTCGTCGCGACCGACGGCCGGGCGACCCTGTGCAGCCCCGGGTTCCGGGCCCTGCCCCGCGAGGACCGGGACCACCTGCTCGACCGGGCGCTCGCCGACGCCGCTCTCGCAGACCCGCCACCCGCCGGGTCCACGGCCGAGCTCCCGTCGGGCCGCCGCGACGACGTCGTCACCTCCGTCGTCCGCGACGGCGCCGCCGTCGTGGGCCACGTCAGCTCCGGACGGCGCAGCCTTCCCGTACCGGCCGGGTCCCGCACGACGGACGCGATGCGCCGCCAGGGGTCGCACGTCGCACCGACCGCCCGCCGCGACTTCGCGGCCGACTTCCGGGACGCGCACGCCGACGGCGCCGCCGCCGAGGTGCGGCGCCGCGCGAACCGCGAGCTGCTCAGCCCCTACCTGCGCGCCCGCCGCGACGTCGCGGCCGCGGTCGCCGCCCGGACCAGGCACCTGCTCCTCGTCGGCGAGCCGGGGGTCGGGAAGCAGACCCTGGCCGTCGAGCAGTTCCGCCGCAGCCACCCGTCCGGGTCGGTGCAGGTGCTCGACTGCGCGCGGATCGCGGAGTCCGGAGGCCCCCTCCTGCCGACGGTCCGCGGCACCGACGGGGACCGGCCGCGGCTGCTCGTCCTGCGCCGGCTCCCGCTGCTCGGGTCGGTCGCCGCGCGGCGCCTCGACGAGTCGCTGCGGGTGCTGGTGGCCACACCCGCGGCACCGACGGTCGTCGGGTGCATCGACACCCCTTCGGTCGACGCCACCCGGCCCTACGGGCTGCTGCTGCGCCACTTCCACGACACGGTCCGGGTGCCCGCGCTCCGGTACCGGGCCGACGAGCTCGGCGACCTTGCGCGGTCGGTGCTGCACTCGCTGTCAGGCGGCCGGTCGCTGAGCCTGAGCATGCAGGTGCTGCGGGTCCTGGAGGGCTACGCCTGGCCGGGGAACCTGCGTGAGCTGGAGGACGTGCTGCGCTACGTCATCGCCCGCAAGCCGGTCGGCGTGGTGCAGGCACCGGACCTGCCGTCGTCGTGCTTCACCGGCGGCGCACCGCGGATGTCGATGCTCGAGGCGGCGCAGTGCGACGTGATCATCCAGGCCCTCTACGAGGCGCGCGGCAACCGCTACCAGGCCGCCGAGCTGCTGGGGATCGCCCGGTCCTCGCTCTACCGCAAGATCGATGCGTTCGGGATCAGCTACATCGGCTGA
- a CDS encoding DUF5994 family protein: protein MSDSRTPSPTRPAAPPRPSAARVALKEDPRPVGEVDGAWWPRSRVLVDELRELGAGVGDRLGPVTRVGYSLRTWSSVPRRTTTDGHLIRLGGFASTPPDVVDVFGVHGRLCLLVVPPESSDADARRCLDRASAAGNDDDVATLLAGVGTRATA from the coding sequence GTGAGCGATTCCCGCACCCCGTCACCCACCCGCCCCGCCGCCCCGCCGCGCCCGTCCGCGGCGCGTGTCGCGCTGAAGGAGGACCCGAGGCCGGTCGGGGAGGTCGACGGGGCGTGGTGGCCGCGCTCGCGCGTCCTGGTCGACGAGCTGCGTGAGCTCGGCGCGGGGGTCGGCGACCGGCTCGGCCCGGTGACCCGGGTCGGGTACAGCCTGCGGACCTGGTCGTCGGTGCCGCGCCGGACGACGACCGACGGACACCTGATCCGCCTCGGCGGCTTCGCCAGCACCCCGCCCGACGTCGTCGACGTGTTCGGGGTGCACGGCCGGCTGTGCCTGCTCGTCGTGCCGCCGGAGAGCTCGGACGCCGACGCGCGGCGCTGCCTCGACCGGGCGTCGGCCGCCGGGAACGACGACGACGTCGCGACGCTGCTGGCCGGAGTCGGGACCCGCGCGACCGCCTGA
- a CDS encoding SDR family NAD(P)-dependent oxidoreductase — MTRRWFITGGTPGNFGMAFAEAALDTGDRVVVTSRRPQELVTWADQYGDRVLVVPLELTDATQVQRAVRAAEEHFGGIDVLVNNAGRGWYGSIEAMDESAMRSMFELNFFAVLSVTRAVLPGMRARGDGWVVNVSSVAGLISAPGFGYYSATKFAVEAVTDALRDEVAAQGISVLTVEPGAFRTNAYAGFADDAVEEAIPVYHEMLEQVRAVFVGMDGLQPGDPHRGARAVITAMSQDPPPRRLVLGNSGYDAVTDALEKDLADLRVNEDLSRSADFPA; from the coding sequence GTGACACGGCGATGGTTCATCACCGGTGGCACGCCCGGCAACTTCGGGATGGCCTTCGCCGAGGCGGCGCTCGACACCGGTGACCGCGTGGTGGTGACCTCCCGCCGCCCGCAGGAGTTGGTGACGTGGGCGGACCAGTACGGTGATCGCGTTCTCGTCGTGCCGCTGGAACTCACCGACGCGACACAGGTGCAGCGCGCGGTACGAGCAGCCGAGGAGCACTTCGGCGGTATCGACGTGCTGGTCAACAACGCCGGCCGCGGCTGGTACGGATCCATCGAGGCGATGGACGAGTCCGCGATGCGGTCGATGTTCGAGCTGAACTTCTTCGCCGTGCTCTCCGTGACCCGCGCGGTGCTGCCGGGGATGCGCGCCCGCGGCGACGGGTGGGTCGTCAACGTGTCCTCGGTGGCCGGGCTCATCTCGGCGCCCGGATTCGGCTACTACAGCGCGACGAAGTTCGCCGTCGAAGCCGTCACCGACGCGCTGCGCGACGAGGTCGCCGCACAGGGCATCTCCGTGTTGACCGTCGAACCGGGAGCGTTCCGCACCAACGCCTACGCCGGATTCGCCGACGACGCCGTCGAGGAGGCGATCCCGGTGTACCACGAGATGCTGGAGCAGGTCCGGGCCGTCTTCGTCGGGATGGACGGTCTGCAGCCCGGCGACCCCCACCGCGGTGCCCGTGCGGTGATCACGGCGATGTCCCAGGATCCGCCGCCCCGCCGGCTGGTCCTGGGCAACAGCGGATACGACGCCGTGACCGATGCGCTGGAGAAGGACCTGGCCGACCTGCGGGTGAACGAAGATCTGTCCCGCAGCGCGGATTTCCCCGCCTAG
- a CDS encoding nuclear transport factor 2 family protein, whose amino-acid sequence MSTAEWEALPETVKTFMTALDSQEFDRALATFTSDAVVTDDGRDHAGTEEIEAWLATAATGYTYTAEFSGASTTDRGVDVGQHLEGDFPGGVVDLNYRFTLDGAVISRLVIEP is encoded by the coding sequence ATGTCCACAGCAGAATGGGAAGCACTCCCGGAAACCGTGAAGACGTTCATGACCGCACTCGACTCCCAGGAGTTCGATCGGGCCCTCGCCACCTTCACCTCCGATGCCGTGGTGACCGATGACGGGCGCGACCACGCGGGCACCGAGGAGATCGAGGCCTGGCTGGCGACCGCGGCCACCGGGTACACCTACACCGCCGAGTTCAGCGGTGCGTCCACGACCGACCGAGGCGTCGACGTCGGGCAGCATCTGGAGGGCGACTTCCCGGGTGGGGTCGTCGATCTGAACTACCGTTTCACCCTCGATGGTGCAGTGATCAGTCGGCTGGTGATCGAGCCGTGA
- a CDS encoding MerR family transcriptional regulator, whose protein sequence is MGAQVSIGDFALMTGLSRKALRHYHDIGILEPAQIDPGTGYRFYDTGQVDHAHIIRRFRSLGMSIPDIKALLSTDDAGARTEIITTHLEQMEAALAQTRDTVGALRELLAPASPPSDVTLRHEPALAVWSVSATIDVSEIDDWFAAALRTLHRAVATAAGAPDAVVPGGLYERALFLEQQGRATLFVPAPPSVDPPEGVRAEVLPRTEFAVLTHPGGHDGIDRSYAALGIYVNEHLISSQGPIREHYFGGTPTDPARFTATEICWPIFGTAASSA, encoded by the coding sequence ATGGGGGCCCAGGTCTCGATCGGTGACTTCGCGCTGATGACCGGTCTGAGCCGTAAGGCACTACGCCACTATCACGACATCGGCATTCTCGAACCGGCCCAAATCGACCCCGGCACCGGCTACCGCTTCTACGACACCGGCCAGGTCGACCATGCGCACATCATCCGCCGGTTCCGCTCCCTGGGCATGTCCATCCCCGACATCAAGGCGCTCCTGAGCACCGACGACGCCGGGGCCCGCACCGAGATCATCACCACCCATCTCGAGCAGATGGAGGCTGCGCTCGCGCAGACCCGTGACACCGTGGGGGCGTTGCGTGAACTGCTCGCCCCGGCGAGCCCTCCCTCCGACGTCACGTTGCGCCACGAGCCGGCGCTCGCCGTGTGGTCCGTCAGCGCCACCATCGACGTCTCCGAGATCGACGACTGGTTCGCAGCGGCACTGCGGACACTGCACCGGGCTGTCGCCACGGCCGCAGGCGCGCCCGACGCGGTGGTGCCGGGCGGCCTCTACGAGAGAGCGCTGTTCCTCGAACAGCAGGGCCGCGCAACCCTGTTCGTCCCCGCACCACCATCGGTCGATCCGCCAGAGGGTGTCCGGGCCGAGGTCCTCCCCAGGACCGAGTTCGCGGTGCTCACCCATCCGGGCGGCCACGATGGCATCGACCGCAGTTACGCGGCCCTGGGGATCTATGTCAACGAGCATCTGATCAGCAGTCAGGGGCCCATTCGCGAACACTACTTCGGCGGCACCCCTACAGATCCGGCCCGGTTCACCGCCACCGAGATCTGTTGGCCGATCTTCGGTACCGCCGCCTCGTCGGCATGA